A genomic segment from Flavobacterium inviolabile encodes:
- a CDS encoding endonuclease/exonuclease/phosphatase family protein, with the protein MKNLSWFNKVAFFFNIVLTVLSFIAYVLPFLAPKLFPFLSVLTLVLPLMLILNLLFLFYWLIQLKKQVLLSVFVFLIGITFFNKFYKFSAKDLIAEDDDFVVMSYNVRLFNVFEWIKQDNVIDKIQAFVLSQNPDILCLQEYSNTQPVQFDGYKHQFIYMQGDKVKTGQAIFSKFPIVNGGNIKFPNSNNNVIFADIKKGRDTLRVYSMHLQSIKISPDIHEKIDEVKSKKIFRRISEAFAVQQLQSELIKQHKAECHYPLIICGDLNNSAFSYVYRNIKGNMKDAFEEAGKGFGKTYDYDYYPARIDYVFVDKRIEVKNFVNHDNFINSDHFPITTRLTLRDEAPTTNTKETTEKKK; encoded by the coding sequence ATGAAGAACTTATCATGGTTTAATAAAGTGGCTTTCTTTTTCAATATAGTGTTGACTGTATTGAGCTTTATTGCCTATGTACTGCCGTTCCTGGCGCCCAAGCTGTTCCCGTTCCTTTCGGTACTGACGCTGGTGCTGCCGCTGATGCTGATTCTGAATTTACTGTTCCTGTTTTACTGGCTGATCCAGCTGAAAAAACAGGTGCTGCTTTCGGTTTTTGTATTCCTTATCGGGATTACATTCTTTAATAAGTTTTATAAATTCTCGGCTAAAGATTTAATTGCAGAAGATGATGATTTTGTTGTGATGAGCTATAATGTGCGTTTGTTCAACGTGTTTGAATGGATCAAGCAGGACAATGTGATCGACAAGATCCAGGCTTTTGTACTGTCGCAAAATCCGGATATTCTATGCCTGCAGGAATATTCGAATACGCAGCCGGTGCAGTTTGACGGCTATAAGCACCAGTTTATTTATATGCAGGGCGATAAGGTAAAAACCGGTCAGGCTATTTTTTCAAAGTTCCCTATTGTAAATGGCGGTAATATTAAGTTTCCGAATTCGAATAACAATGTGATTTTCGCCGATATTAAAAAAGGAAGGGACACCCTTCGCGTGTACAGCATGCATTTGCAGTCTATCAAGATAAGCCCCGATATACACGAGAAAATCGATGAGGTGAAGTCTAAAAAGATATTCAGACGTATCAGTGAGGCTTTTGCCGTACAGCAATTACAGTCGGAGCTGATCAAGCAGCACAAAGCCGAATGTCATTACCCGCTGATCATCTGCGGCGATCTGAACAACAGTGCCTTTTCCTATGTGTACCGAAACATTAAAGGGAACATGAAAGACGCGTTTGAAGAAGCCGGTAAAGGTTTCGGGAAAACGTATGACTACGACTATTATCCGGCACGGATCGATTATGTGTTTGTGGACAAACGCATTGAAGTGAAAAATTTTGTGAACCACGATAATTTTATCAATTCCGACCATTTTCCTATTACCACCCGCCTGACTTTACGGGATGAGGCACCAACGACCAATACTAAAGAAACAACGGAAAAGAAAAAGTAG
- a CDS encoding WbqC family protein — protein sequence MNILIHPTYFPSISHFTAMVQTDTITFETEDNFQKQTNRNRMYIYSPNGMQMLNIPVKHSPVLHQKFKDVKIENAFNWQKQHWKSLEAAYRTSPFFEYFEDDIRPVFEKEHTFMMDLNFEVMEIVTDCLGMDFSYSKTTEYFAEPADKVDFRSLVNGKKDTSVFEPYTQVFEEKHRFINNLSILDVLFNEGRYAMEYLKNQSL from the coding sequence ATGAACATCCTTATACATCCTACCTACTTTCCTTCCATCAGTCATTTTACAGCGATGGTACAAACAGATACGATTACGTTTGAAACGGAAGACAACTTCCAGAAGCAAACCAATCGCAACAGAATGTATATTTACAGCCCTAACGGGATGCAGATGCTGAATATTCCGGTAAAGCACAGTCCGGTGTTACACCAGAAATTTAAGGATGTAAAGATTGAAAATGCCTTTAACTGGCAGAAACAGCACTGGAAATCACTGGAAGCAGCCTACAGAACATCGCCTTTCTTTGAGTATTTTGAAGACGACATCCGTCCGGTATTTGAAAAAGAGCATACTTTTATGATGGACCTGAATTTTGAGGTCATGGAAATCGTTACCGATTGTCTGGGCATGGATTTCTCCTACTCCAAAACAACTGAATATTTCGCCGAACCGGCAGATAAAGTCGATTTCCGTTCTTTAGTAAACGGTAAAAAAGACACTTCCGTTTTTGAACCGTACACACAGGTATTTGAAGAAAAACACAGGTTTATTAACAACCTGAGCATCCTGGACGTACTTTTTAACGAAGGGCGTTATGCCATGGAATACCTGAAAAACCAGTCTTTATAA
- the lepB gene encoding signal peptidase I: MTLIQWFIFFLVIQLVHYIGTWKLYEKAGRKSWEAAIPVYNAIVLMKIIDRPKWWTILLFIPIVNLIMFPVIWVETLRSFGKNTPVDTILGVVTLGLYIYYINYTQNVTYIPNKNEVKKDNTLSSLLFAVVVATLVHTYVMQPYTIPSSSLEKSLLIGDFLFVSKFHYGARTPKTAVAMPMVHDTIPLINTKSYLSWPQFPSFRLPGIQKIERNDIVVFNWPVDTVRTMFGDNSGQYTYKPVDKKTNYVKRCVGIPGDSLSIKDGVVMINGKPLELHDRQKIQFSYQVITDGNAFDYNYLINDLKLNPSEVHYVQDKNLFYFQCLTDEAAERIKNNPIVKSITKNISKEREQGIFPGTQSWSQDNFGPIYIPEEGKTVVLNKETLPFYKQIITEYENNDLKVNGDEIRINGKVATSYTFKQNYYWMMGDNRHNSQDSRYWGYVPFENVVGKPVFIWMSLDQNIPWAKAIDKIRWERLFTTVGGSGKPVSYFIYFVVVLAAWLGYDFYKKRKAKRNS; the protein is encoded by the coding sequence AAATGGTGGACCATCCTACTGTTCATCCCTATCGTGAACCTGATCATGTTCCCGGTTATCTGGGTGGAAACCCTGAGAAGCTTTGGTAAGAATACGCCGGTTGACACCATCTTAGGTGTGGTGACTTTAGGTTTGTATATCTATTATATCAACTATACCCAGAATGTAACTTATATCCCGAATAAGAATGAAGTTAAAAAGGACAACACCTTAAGTTCGCTGTTGTTTGCCGTAGTAGTGGCAACATTAGTACACACCTATGTGATGCAGCCGTACACCATTCCTTCTTCTTCATTGGAAAAATCCTTATTGATTGGTGACTTCCTTTTTGTAAGCAAATTTCACTATGGCGCCAGAACGCCAAAAACAGCCGTGGCAATGCCGATGGTTCACGATACCATTCCGCTTATCAATACCAAATCCTACCTGAGCTGGCCGCAATTCCCGTCGTTCCGCTTACCGGGAATCCAAAAAATCGAACGTAACGACATCGTTGTTTTCAACTGGCCGGTAGACACCGTTAGAACCATGTTTGGCGACAATTCCGGACAATATACCTATAAGCCTGTTGACAAAAAAACCAACTATGTAAAACGCTGCGTTGGTATTCCGGGCGATAGTCTTTCCATTAAAGACGGGGTAGTGATGATTAACGGGAAACCGCTTGAATTACACGACCGACAAAAAATACAGTTCTCTTACCAGGTTATCACAGACGGTAATGCTTTTGACTACAACTACCTGATTAATGACCTGAAATTAAATCCGAGCGAAGTTCACTATGTTCAGGATAAAAACCTGTTCTACTTTCAGTGTTTAACGGATGAAGCAGCAGAACGCATCAAAAACAATCCGATTGTAAAATCGATCACAAAAAATATTTCCAAAGAACGCGAACAAGGCATATTCCCGGGTACACAAAGCTGGTCACAGGATAACTTTGGTCCTATTTACATTCCGGAAGAAGGCAAAACTGTTGTTTTAAACAAAGAAACCCTTCCTTTCTACAAGCAGATCATTACCGAATATGAAAACAACGATTTAAAAGTGAATGGCGACGAAATCCGTATTAACGGTAAAGTAGCGACCTCTTATACTTTTAAACAAAACTATTACTGGATGATGGGTGACAACCGTCACAACTCACAGGACAGCCGTTACTGGGGTTATGTACCTTTCGAAAACGTAGTGGGAAAACCGGTATTCATCTGGATGAGTCTGGATCAGAATATTCCCTGGGCTAAAGCCATCGACAAAATACGTTGGGAAAGACTATTCACAACAGTTGGCGGAAGCGGGAAACCAGTATCGTATTTTATCTACTTCGTAGTTGTTTTGGCAGCATGGTTAGGATATGACTTCTACAAGAAAAGAAAAGCGAAAAGAAACTCGTAA